The following DNA comes from Amycolatopsis albispora.
CATCATGATCGTCACGCAGGTGCTCATCCTCGCGGTGATCGCGCTCGGCGTCGGGACCTATCTCGGCGTGCTGATCCCCGGGCTGTCCGCTCCCGTGGCGGCCGCGGTGACCTGCGTGGTCGCCGGGCTGGTCGCGGTGTTCGACATCAAGCTCAACGCCTGGATCACCGGCGTCTTCCTGGCCATCGAGCTGCTGGCGCTGGCCGTGGTCGCCGCGCTGGGCCTGCTCGACCCGGTGCGCCCGTTCACCGAGTTGCTCACCCAGCCGGTCGCCGCCGACGGTGGCCCGGCCACCGTCGGCGCCATCGTGGTGGCGACGTCGGTGGCGATCTTCGCCTACAACGGTTACGGCTCGGCGGTCTACTTCGGTGAGGAGACGCAGGACGCCGGGCGCGGGGTGGCGCGCGCGATCTTGCTCGCACTGGGCATCACGGTGCTCGCCGAGCTGGTCCCGGTGACCGCCGTGCTGCTCGGCTCGGCGGACCTCGGTGCGTTGTTCTCCGCGCCGAACATGCTTTCGCACTTCGTCACCGAACGGGGTGGCGGCACGCTCGACACCGTCGTCAGCCTGGCGGTCGCGCTGGCGATCATCAACGCGGTGCTGGCGATCGTGCTGATCAGCTCACGGCTGGTGTTCAGCAGTGGCCGCGACCGCGCGTGGCCGGCGCCGGTCAACCGCGCGCTGGCGAAGGTGCACCCCCGGTTCGGCACGCCGTGGGTGGCCACCATCGGCACCGGCGTGGTGGCCGCCGTGCTGTGCTTTGTGGACGAACAGGTGCTGCTGGTGGTCACCAGCACCGCGATCGTGGTGGTGTACGCGGCGCTGTGCCTCGGCGCCATCGCCGGACGGCGGTCGGGGGCCACCGCGCACGCCCGGTACCGGATGCCGTGGTTCCCGGTCGCGCCCGTGCTGGCGCTGGCCGCGCTCGGTTTTGTGCTGTACCAGAACGCCCGCGACCCGGAGATCGGACGACCCAGCTTGCTGGTCACCGCGGGCATCGCGCTGCTGGCGGTGGTCTACTACCTGCTCGTGCGCCGCCGCCGGGGCGGCTGGGTACTCGCCGAGCCCGTCACCGAGGAACCCACAGCACCGGCCCGGCCGGATGGGGATCGGAGCTGACCAGGTCACCGCGGTGGGCAGCAGTGTCACGAATGTGGCTTTCGAGACGCCAAACGTCTCGAAAGCCACATTCGTGACACGACACTGCCCCGGAGGACAGCGCCGCGGCGGCACTGCGATGGTGGGGGTGACCGCGGCGAAAGGAAAGCGATGAGCACGACCACGATCACCCGTGAGGTCAGCGACGGCATCCTCACCATCACGCTCGACCGGCCCGACCGGCTGAACGCGTTCACCGTCACCATGGCCGACGAGCTGGAGGCCGCGTTCACCGAGGTCAACGCGGACGACGAGGTGCGCGCGGTGATCGTGACCGGCGCCGGGCGGGCGTTCTGCGCGGGGATGGACCTGGGTGGCGAGGGGAACGTGTTCGGCCTGGACGCCGAGCGCACCCCGACGCTGACCGACATGGACGATCTCGACAATCCGGACCTGGCCCGGATCCGCGACACCGGCGGGCGGGTCACGCTCGCCATCCACGACTGCCGCAAGCCGGTGATCGCCGCGATCAACGGCGCGGCGGTCGGCATCGGCGCCACCATGACGCTGGCCATGGACGCCAGGATCGCCGCCACCACCGCGCGCATCGGGCTGGTGTTCGGGCGGCTCGGGGTGGTGCCGGAGGCGGCGTCGACCTGGTTCCTGCCGCGGATCGTCGGCCTGCCCACCGCGCTCGACCTCGCCTACAGCGCCGACATCCTCGACGCGGCCGAGAGCCGCGAAGCCGGGTTGGTGCGGCAGGTGGTCGAGCCCGGCGAGCTGCTCGACGCGGCCAGGGCGCTGGCCGACCGGTGGACGCGCGGGCGGTCACCGGTCGCGACCGCGCTCACCCGGCAGATGATGCGGCGCAACGCGGCCCGCCCGCATCCGGCGGACGCGCACCGGGTGGATTCGCTGGCGATGTTCTACACCAGCATCGGCGACGGCGAGGAAGGCGTGGCCGCGTTCCGCGAGAAGCGCGCCGCCGAGTTCACCTCCCGCGCCTCGGACATGCCGCCGTTCTACCAGGACTGGCTGGACGCCACCCGCGACTGACCGGCTGTCCGGTGAACGCCTGACACCACACCACCGGCCGGACCGCTGGAATGGTCCCCGTGACCGAGGGGGCAGGCGGGCCGAGGGGTGGGGGCCGGATGGAGTTCCGGGTGCTGGGGCCGGTGGAGGTCCGGCTCGGCGGGCGGACCGAGGTGCTGTCCGGCAGGTTGCGGCGCACGCTGCTCGGCATCCTGCTGGCACGCCGCGGCCGTCCGGTGCCGGTGGATGTGCTGATCGACGCGCTGTGGGGGGAGCGCCCGGATCCACGGGCGCCGAAGAAGCTGCAACTGCACATCCACCGGCTGCGCGCGGTGCTCGACGAGCCGGAGCGGTTGTCGTTCGGGCCGGCCGGGTACCGGTTGCGCGTGCGGCCGGGGGAGGTCGACGCGGACCGGTTCGAGGCACTGGCCCGCGCCGGGATCGCGGTCGCGCGCCGGGAACCCCAGCGCGCGGTCGAATCCCTGCGCGCGGCCCTGGTGCTGTGGTACGGCACCGCGTTCGGCGACGCGGACGTGCCGGTGCTCGCGGACTGGGCGCGGCGGCTCACCGACCTCCGGCTCACCGCGATCGAAGCGCTGTACCAGGCCGAGCTGGACTGCGGCCTGCACGAG
Coding sequences within:
- a CDS encoding APC family permease, giving the protein MAVPALRRGLRTLGTLLITLSAISPASSVFVIAPGVLTGAGSGAFYSFVAAAVVGVFMAFVYAELASAFPLAGGEYAITARTLGRLPGFVVLGIMIVTQVLILAVIALGVGTYLGVLIPGLSAPVAAAVTCVVAGLVAVFDIKLNAWITGVFLAIELLALAVVAALGLLDPVRPFTELLTQPVAADGGPATVGAIVVATSVAIFAYNGYGSAVYFGEETQDAGRGVARAILLALGITVLAELVPVTAVLLGSADLGALFSAPNMLSHFVTERGGGTLDTVVSLAVALAIINAVLAIVLISSRLVFSSGRDRAWPAPVNRALAKVHPRFGTPWVATIGTGVVAAVLCFVDEQVLLVVTSTAIVVVYAALCLGAIAGRRSGATAHARYRMPWFPVAPVLALAALGFVLYQNARDPEIGRPSLLVTAGIALLAVVYYLLVRRRRGGWVLAEPVTEEPTAPARPDGDRS
- a CDS encoding crotonase/enoyl-CoA hydratase family protein; this translates as MSTTTITREVSDGILTITLDRPDRLNAFTVTMADELEAAFTEVNADDEVRAVIVTGAGRAFCAGMDLGGEGNVFGLDAERTPTLTDMDDLDNPDLARIRDTGGRVTLAIHDCRKPVIAAINGAAVGIGATMTLAMDARIAATTARIGLVFGRLGVVPEAASTWFLPRIVGLPTALDLAYSADILDAAESREAGLVRQVVEPGELLDAARALADRWTRGRSPVATALTRQMMRRNAARPHPADAHRVDSLAMFYTSIGDGEEGVAAFREKRAAEFTSRASDMPPFYQDWLDATRD